The following are encoded in a window of Lacinutrix sp. WUR7 genomic DNA:
- a CDS encoding non-canonical purine NTP diphosphatase, with protein MQLVFATNNLNKLKEVQSLIPQHIKLLSLKDIGCFEDVPETQNTIEGNAIQKAEYIKEHYGYDCFADDTGLEVIALNNEPGVYSARYAGEQRDAEDNMNLLLANLKDKASRQAQFKTVVALHLNGNLETFTGICKGEITTEKHGEKGFGYDPIFKAEGYNKTFAEISLDEKNEIGHRGKAISQLVTFLNAGN; from the coding sequence ATGCAACTTGTTTTCGCCACCAATAATTTAAACAAATTAAAAGAAGTACAATCTTTAATTCCGCAACACATAAAACTTTTAAGCTTAAAAGATATTGGTTGTTTTGAAGACGTTCCAGAAACGCAAAATACTATTGAAGGTAATGCCATTCAAAAAGCAGAGTACATCAAAGAACATTATGGTTATGATTGTTTTGCAGATGATACCGGATTAGAAGTAATCGCTTTAAATAACGAACCCGGAGTTTATTCTGCACGTTATGCAGGAGAACAAAGAGATGCAGAAGACAATATGAATTTACTTTTAGCCAACCTGAAAGATAAAGCCAGCAGACAAGCACAATTTAAAACCGTTGTTGCTTTACATTTAAATGGAAATTTAGAAACGTTTACCGGAATTTGTAAAGGAGAAATCACCACAGAAAAACACGGCGAAAAAGGTTTTGGTTACGATCCTATTTTTAAAGCGGAAGGCTACAACAAAACATTTGCTGAAATTTCTTTAGACGAAAAAAATGAAATTGGACATCGCGGAAAAGCGATTAGCCAACTAGTTACTTTTTTAAACGCTGGTAATTAA
- a CDS encoding DUF4421 family protein, whose product MDSLLVDRNLENYSVRIFSNFKVKKFTIKDGDSKSKFVPNNRYGLGFGVASEKFIIDLAFNIKNPNKAETKRFDLQATTILKQQHYVNLYIQTYKGFNVKNDFDVPTVFRNDIRSVTFGINYLYTFDDVAFSYSQLKAGLPQKRNKDVYITGGLGVFGVYDYFSADATVFSEETSAYYNEAANIKRYNGRALGLLAGFVSYFKLPENITATFNFMPGIALINKTITLEEDSYRPSNIMLYKIDFHVGLGYSYKRYYASLTYGNGFYSTNFNNDNKYFFNLSNAKLAIGYKLKAKRK is encoded by the coding sequence GTGGATTCTTTGTTAGTAGATCGGAATTTAGAAAATTATTCAGTACGTATATTTTCTAATTTTAAAGTAAAGAAATTCACTATTAAAGACGGAGATTCTAAGTCTAAGTTTGTTCCTAATAATAGATATGGTTTAGGGTTTGGTGTGGCTAGTGAAAAGTTTATCATTGATCTTGCTTTTAATATTAAAAATCCGAATAAAGCCGAAACAAAGCGATTTGATTTGCAAGCGACCACCATTTTAAAGCAGCAGCATTATGTGAATTTATACATTCAAACGTATAAAGGATTTAATGTTAAAAATGATTTCGATGTTCCAACGGTTTTTAGAAATGATATTCGTTCGGTAACCTTCGGGATTAATTATTTATATACTTTTGATGATGTAGCATTTTCATATTCGCAATTAAAAGCTGGCTTGCCACAAAAGCGAAATAAAGATGTTTATATCACTGGCGGACTTGGTGTTTTTGGTGTGTATGATTATTTTTCAGCAGATGCGACTGTTTTTTCAGAAGAGACCAGTGCCTATTATAATGAAGCTGCAAATATTAAAAGATATAATGGTCGCGCACTCGGACTTTTAGCAGGATTTGTATCGTATTTTAAACTTCCTGAAAATATTACAGCTACTTTTAATTTTATGCCTGGAATTGCTTTAATTAATAAGACAATCACCTTGGAAGAAGATAGTTATAGACCATCGAATATAATGCTTTATAAAATAGATTTTCATGTTGGTTTGGGCTATAGTTATAAACGTTACTATGCTAGTTTAACGTATGGGAATGGTTTTTATTCCACCAATTTTAATAACGATAATAAGTATTTCTTCAATCTGTCTAATGCCAAATTAGCAATAGGTTATAAGCTGAAAGCAAAGCGTAAATAA
- the hpf gene encoding ribosome hibernation-promoting factor, HPF/YfiA family → MTINIQYVHMATSEAMNDYVTEKLSVLAKKYEWIINAEVHFEVENNAKTNGKICKIELSAPGPRIFAMSDENNYEDAVKNTIKDLEKQLKKRKETFSTH, encoded by the coding sequence ATGACTATAAATATTCAATATGTACATATGGCAACTAGCGAAGCTATGAATGATTATGTAACTGAAAAACTAAGTGTTTTAGCAAAAAAATATGAATGGATTATTAATGCAGAAGTGCATTTTGAAGTAGAGAATAATGCGAAGACAAATGGAAAAATTTGTAAGATAGAATTAAGTGCTCCTGGACCTCGTATTTTTGCAATGTCGGATGAAAATAATTATGAAGATGCTGTTAAAAACACGATTAAAGATTTAGAAAAGCAACTTAAAAAACGCAAAGAAACTTTTTCTACACACTAA
- the rlmH gene encoding 23S rRNA (pseudouridine(1915)-N(3))-methyltransferase RlmH — translation MNIKLLAIGKTDNKQLQSLIDDYTKRLGFYIKFELEIIPDLKKVKNLSEDQQKQKEGELILGKLNATDVLILLDENGKQLDSVGFSNYLQKHMNSGIKQLVFVIGGPYGFSPDVYSKAQGKLSLSKMTFSHQMVRLFVIEQLYRGFTILRNEPYHHR, via the coding sequence ATGAACATTAAACTACTTGCCATTGGCAAAACAGACAACAAGCAATTACAAAGCTTAATAGACGATTACACAAAACGACTTGGTTTTTATATAAAATTTGAATTAGAGATTATTCCAGATTTAAAAAAAGTTAAAAACCTAAGTGAGGATCAGCAAAAACAGAAAGAAGGAGAACTTATTTTAGGTAAATTAAATGCAACCGACGTATTGATTTTATTAGATGAAAACGGAAAACAATTAGATTCCGTTGGTTTTTCTAACTACTTACAAAAACACATGAATTCTGGTATCAAGCAATTGGTATTTGTAATTGGTGGACCTTACGGATTTAGTCCAGATGTGTACAGTAAAGCACAAGGAAAACTCTCACTTTCTAAAATGACATTCTCTCATCAAATGGTGAGACTGTTTGTTATAGAACAATTATATAGAGGGTTTACTATTTTAAGGAATGAACCGTATCATCATAGATAA
- the nadC gene encoding carboxylating nicotinate-nucleotide diphosphorylase, whose translation MISKAQFDTEIDLIITNAIREDVGDGDHSSLACIPATAQGKAKLLVKDNGIIAGVAFAKQVFAYVDKDLKVETLIEDGSKVKYGDIVFYVEGASQSILKAERLVLNAMQRMSAIATKTRQFVDLLEGTGTKILDTRKTTPGIRALEKWAVKIGGGENHRFALYDMIMLKDNHIDFAGGLTKAIDKTKKYLKETNRDLKIIVEARDLNEIEEILKSDGVYRILIDNFNYEDTKKAVKLIGNKCLTESSGGINEKTVRKYAECGVDFISSGALTHSVYNMDLSLKAVK comes from the coding sequence ATGATTAGCAAAGCACAATTTGATACAGAAATAGATTTAATAATTACCAATGCGATTAGAGAAGATGTTGGCGATGGAGACCACAGCTCACTTGCATGTATTCCAGCTACTGCGCAAGGAAAGGCAAAACTTCTAGTAAAAGACAATGGTATTATTGCAGGCGTAGCATTCGCAAAACAGGTTTTTGCTTACGTGGATAAAGACTTGAAAGTGGAAACACTTATTGAAGATGGAAGCAAAGTGAAATATGGTGATATTGTTTTTTATGTGGAAGGCGCTTCGCAATCCATACTAAAAGCAGAACGTTTGGTGTTAAATGCCATGCAACGTATGAGTGCTATTGCAACTAAAACACGTCAGTTTGTGGACTTATTAGAAGGTACGGGAACTAAAATTTTAGATACCAGAAAAACTACTCCGGGAATTCGTGCCTTAGAAAAATGGGCTGTTAAAATTGGAGGAGGAGAGAACCATAGATTTGCTTTATATGATATGATTATGCTTAAAGATAATCATATTGATTTTGCTGGCGGACTTACCAAAGCTATTGACAAAACAAAGAAGTATTTAAAAGAAACCAATAGAGATTTAAAGATTATTGTAGAAGCTAGAGATCTAAATGAAATTGAAGAAATCTTGAAAAGCGATGGTGTATACCGAATTTTAATTGATAACTTTAACTATGAAGACACCAAAAAAGCAGTAAAACTGATTGGAAACAAATGCTTGACAGAAAGCTCTGGAGGTATCAACGAAAAAACAGTAAGAAAATATGCAGAATGTGGTGTTGATTTTATTTCATCTGGTGCATTAACGCACTCGGTGTATAATATGGATTTAAGCTTGAAGGCTGTGAAATAG
- a CDS encoding YihY/virulence factor BrkB family protein, translating into MTKKTEDKLEKIPVVNLLVKLLKQIKLPGFEGLSIYDLLELYVIGIARGTLTTRASAIAFSFFMAIFPFLLFVLIVIPYIPIDDFRIEFLSFLNSFLPPNTSEFFDENIYGNINTGRGGLLSSVFLLSIFLMANGVNALFSGFENSYHVQLTRNVVKQYLFAMGVALILAIMVILTVVIFGYVEIYLLQPFFDKLNEQGLTQADSNVFWIVAAKYLFFLVMTYLATATLYYFGTREGKDSKFFSVGALLTTLLFVLTSYLFGVYINNFAQYNELYGSIGAILILMFYLWLNANILLLGYELNASLNGLRKINKNE; encoded by the coding sequence ATGACAAAAAAAACAGAAGATAAACTAGAAAAAATACCAGTAGTTAACCTATTGGTAAAGCTTTTAAAGCAAATAAAACTCCCAGGTTTTGAGGGGTTGTCTATTTACGATTTGTTAGAATTGTATGTTATTGGTATTGCTAGAGGTACTTTAACAACAAGAGCAAGTGCCATTGCATTTAGTTTTTTTATGGCTATTTTTCCGTTTTTGTTATTTGTACTTATTGTGATTCCGTATATACCAATAGATGATTTTAGAATTGAATTTCTGTCTTTTCTAAACTCTTTTTTACCTCCAAATACTTCCGAGTTTTTTGATGAAAATATTTACGGAAACATAAATACAGGTCGTGGAGGTTTGCTTTCTTCGGTGTTTTTACTTTCTATATTTTTAATGGCAAATGGTGTAAACGCATTGTTTTCTGGTTTTGAAAACTCCTATCATGTGCAGCTAACTCGTAATGTTGTAAAACAATATTTGTTTGCTATGGGTGTCGCTTTAATTTTAGCAATTATGGTGATTCTAACGGTGGTCATTTTTGGTTATGTAGAGATTTATTTGCTCCAACCTTTTTTTGATAAACTAAACGAGCAAGGACTCACGCAAGCAGATTCTAATGTCTTTTGGATTGTTGCGGCCAAATATTTATTCTTTTTAGTAATGACCTATTTAGCAACGGCAACCTTATATTATTTTGGAACCAGAGAAGGAAAAGACTCTAAGTTCTTTTCTGTAGGAGCATTATTAACTACGCTGTTGTTTGTTTTAACTTCGTATCTTTTTGGTGTTTATATCAATAATTTTGCACAATATAATGAGCTCTATGGCTCTATTGGTGCTATTTTAATTCTAATGTTTTACTTGTGGCTAAATGCAAATATTTTACTTTTAGGTTACGAGCTCAATGCTTCTTTAAATGGGTTGCGAAAAATTAATAAAAATGAATAA
- a CDS encoding DUF2147 domain-containing protein: MNKYILLIVFLCISISVTAQDIFGKWKTIDDETGEEKSIVEIYEKDGKVFGKIIEILNPLKKDALCTACEGEDYNKPILGFQLIKNLTKDGDYYKNGSIFDPQKGKMYTCRLGVDADNPDVLEVRGYIAFFYATQYWQRVDN, from the coding sequence ATGAATAAATATATCTTATTAATAGTCTTCTTATGCATATCTATATCTGTTACTGCACAAGATATCTTCGGAAAATGGAAAACGATAGACGACGAAACTGGTGAAGAAAAATCTATTGTCGAAATTTATGAAAAGGACGGAAAAGTCTTCGGGAAAATAATTGAAATACTCAACCCGTTAAAAAAGGATGCACTTTGTACTGCTTGTGAAGGTGAAGATTATAACAAGCCTATTTTAGGGTTTCAACTGATTAAAAATCTTACAAAAGACGGCGACTACTATAAAAACGGAAGTATTTTCGATCCGCAAAAAGGGAAAATGTATACATGCAGATTAGGTGTCGATGCTGATAATCCAGATGTTTTAGAAGTCCGAGGATATATTGCTTTTTTCTATGCCACGCAATATTGGCAACGCGTAGATAATTAA
- a CDS encoding LytTR family DNA-binding domain-containing protein, giving the protein MIKTLIVDDEQHCIDSIIKLTESFDSNLEIVATCSTVDDAIAKTKTLQPDLIFLDIEIHNKTGFDYLESLGDYNFNVIFTTAFNDYAIKAFKYSAMDYLLKPIDKDDFIQAIKRLKKRIQPIDNAEQIKILLSNLQKEDKKKTIRIPTSNGFEILEIENIIHCKADTSYTYIQTKTDNILVSKPIKHFEALLTDANFFRIHNSHLINIAHVKKYTKGKGGYVTMSNQETIDVSTRRKEAFLKLFN; this is encoded by the coding sequence ATGATTAAAACACTTATTGTTGATGACGAACAACATTGCATTGATAGTATTATAAAGCTAACGGAATCTTTTGATTCTAACCTAGAAATAGTAGCAACTTGTAGTACGGTGGATGATGCTATAGCGAAAACCAAAACGTTACAACCAGATCTCATTTTTTTAGATATTGAGATTCATAATAAAACTGGTTTTGATTATTTAGAAAGCTTAGGTGACTATAATTTTAATGTGATTTTTACCACCGCTTTTAATGATTACGCTATAAAAGCCTTTAAATATAGTGCCATGGATTATTTATTAAAACCCATTGATAAAGACGATTTTATTCAAGCAATTAAAAGATTAAAAAAGCGAATACAGCCTATTGATAATGCAGAACAAATTAAAATTTTATTAAGCAACCTTCAAAAGGAAGACAAGAAAAAAACCATACGAATACCAACTTCTAACGGATTTGAAATTCTAGAAATTGAAAATATTATTCACTGTAAAGCAGATACGAGTTATACGTATATTCAGACTAAAACCGATAACATATTAGTATCGAAACCCATTAAACACTTTGAAGCACTTTTGACGGATGCAAACTTTTTCAGAATTCATAATTCACACTTGATCAATATTGCACACGTTAAGAAATACACCAAAGGAAAAGGAGGCTATGTCACCATGTCTAACCAAGAAACAATAGATGTTTCTACTAGAAGAAAGGAAGCCTTTTTAAAGCTTTTTAATTAA
- a CDS encoding tetratricopeptide repeat protein, which yields MVFKKNRSTFNLLLVNSLPQMKCIICYFFMLYSLVCFSQQQKIDSLEIELTKNEAPNIEKLEILNQLTAAYNPSNPEKGLQFANEAISLAKSLPLKDKEALAYKNKAIHLIALSKDSLAIVAYNEAIKIQTTRKAWNQVARINYNKGLIYFGQSNYQKANKLNYKALEIFEKEKDSFLMAVVLNSIGINQMYQSQYPEAIDTYLKASKIHNQTNTTHTDRHAGILTNIGLLYSRLEKYEVALKYYNKSLEINKKLDTKVETANTLTNIGNLYDDLKQPKKAITYYKESLAIMQSINNKYGIASALTNTGIAYITLKDYKKALAYLNQTKVLFQELKNTNSLAIVYESIGTAYLESGAFLKAKSNFESAFMYSKKTQSIERQASVLENLALVNAKLKNYKTAYNNQTEAKKLKDRFMSSEKKEEIAKLEAKYEYEKKEAALTAVHDKKQAIQEAEIARYKFIKNTSIYTGSSLAIGLIIGFILYKKKQEAIATTKETAFNLKVSNTELKALRAQMNPHFIFNSLNSIHAYIAKNDMENASNYLTKFSKLMRETLEKSTQKEITLNEDISILKTYLDIENKRANNSFTYTINVDENIDPENTLIPPMILQPFVENSIIHGLRNSTKNGEIAINYIQKEGMIICSVEDNGIGREASAKTNNNNNNKHSLGMSITKSRIEIINKIKNTNGNLQIIDKPNGTKIEIKLPLTLAF from the coding sequence ATGGTCTTTAAAAAAAATAGAAGTACTTTTAACTTGCTATTAGTTAATTCTTTACCACAAATGAAATGTATTATTTGTTACTTTTTTATGCTGTATTCTTTGGTTTGCTTTTCGCAACAGCAAAAAATAGATTCTCTTGAAATAGAATTAACTAAAAACGAAGCGCCAAATATTGAGAAATTGGAAATCTTAAATCAGCTTACTGCTGCTTATAATCCGTCCAATCCAGAAAAAGGATTACAGTTTGCTAACGAAGCTATTTCACTTGCTAAAAGTCTTCCATTAAAGGACAAAGAAGCGCTTGCTTACAAAAACAAAGCAATTCATTTAATTGCGTTATCTAAAGACTCTTTAGCTATTGTAGCGTATAACGAAGCTATAAAGATTCAAACCACACGCAAAGCATGGAATCAAGTTGCACGCATTAATTACAATAAAGGGCTCATCTATTTTGGACAATCGAATTACCAAAAAGCAAATAAACTTAATTACAAAGCATTAGAAATTTTTGAAAAAGAAAAAGACAGCTTTTTAATGGCTGTGGTTCTCAATAGTATTGGCATTAACCAAATGTATCAATCGCAATATCCCGAAGCTATTGACACCTATCTAAAAGCGTCTAAAATTCATAATCAAACAAACACTACCCATACAGATCGTCATGCAGGAATTCTCACTAATATTGGATTGCTATATTCTAGATTAGAAAAATACGAGGTAGCCCTAAAATATTATAATAAAAGCCTAGAAATTAATAAAAAGCTAGATACTAAAGTAGAAACAGCAAATACACTCACGAATATTGGTAATTTATATGACGACTTAAAACAACCCAAAAAAGCGATTACGTATTACAAGGAATCTTTAGCTATCATGCAAAGTATTAATAACAAATACGGTATTGCAAGTGCATTAACAAACACTGGAATTGCTTACATAACTTTAAAAGATTACAAAAAAGCATTAGCCTATTTAAACCAAACCAAAGTCTTATTTCAAGAACTTAAAAACACAAATAGCCTAGCAATTGTTTATGAAAGCATTGGTACTGCATATTTAGAAAGTGGCGCCTTTTTGAAAGCGAAAAGTAATTTTGAAAGTGCATTCATGTATTCTAAAAAAACACAAAGTATAGAACGACAAGCAAGTGTTTTAGAAAACCTAGCATTAGTAAACGCGAAGCTAAAAAACTACAAAACGGCCTACAACAACCAAACGGAAGCAAAGAAGTTAAAAGATCGTTTTATGTCTTCCGAAAAGAAAGAAGAAATAGCAAAATTAGAAGCCAAATACGAGTACGAAAAAAAGGAAGCTGCACTAACGGCAGTTCACGATAAAAAACAAGCAATTCAAGAAGCAGAAATAGCGAGATATAAGTTTATAAAAAACACTTCTATTTATACTGGTAGTAGCTTGGCTATTGGGTTAATAATTGGTTTCATATTGTACAAAAAGAAACAAGAAGCAATTGCTACAACTAAAGAAACAGCCTTTAATTTAAAAGTTTCTAACACCGAACTGAAAGCATTGCGAGCGCAAATGAACCCGCATTTCATTTTTAATTCTTTAAATTCCATCCATGCATATATTGCTAAAAATGATATGGAGAATGCTTCCAACTATTTGACCAAATTCTCTAAATTAATGCGCGAAACTTTAGAGAAATCGACACAAAAAGAAATTACTTTAAACGAAGACATTAGTATCCTAAAAACCTATTTAGATATCGAAAACAAACGTGCCAATAATAGTTTTACCTATACTATAAATGTAGACGAAAATATAGATCCTGAAAACACTTTAATTCCGCCAATGATTCTACAACCATTTGTGGAGAATAGTATTATTCACGGATTAAGAAACAGTACTAAAAACGGAGAAATAGCCATTAATTACATCCAAAAAGAAGGCATGATTATTTGTAGCGTGGAAGATAATGGTATTGGTCGAGAAGCATCTGCAAAGACAAATAATAATAATAATAATAAACATTCTTTAGGAATGAGTATCACTAAAAGTAGAATTGAAATCATCAATAAAATAAAGAACACCAATGGTAATCTTCAAATTATTGACAAACCAAACGGAACCAAAATTGAAATAAAACTACCACTAACTCTCGCCTTTTAA
- a CDS encoding T9SS type A sorting domain-containing protein has translation MKLKLLFALFFYAHVTLAQIAAPPVPETWENDLWFSNQWMHFSTVNYTFNVDCLPNLAVSQVLDFGSGIFVNSSRLTISYNGNNQVVETINELWNSVNAAWENDRRSTQAYDGNNLTEILHYLWINNAWLLEYRIVNAYNGSLLTESITQQWDINASQWINDIKSEFTYNSIPLLEIALSSAWSTVDNVWINDGRTTFVYDANNLLNIKTFEDWESNAWVNDRQETYTFDSNDFLIESLVSEWNTSTMVYDLDRRETYTNNAQGYYTELVRENYLLGSWVNETRDRRTYPICYTLGVENLLAEGVLVYPIPAQNVLHIKSNMQHSEAIIMDLNGRIVQQEKLTNALQTIDISQLNSGVYILKLSNGNQVITEKIIKK, from the coding sequence ATGAAACTAAAACTACTTTTCGCTTTGTTTTTTTATGCGCATGTAACTCTTGCGCAAATTGCAGCTCCTCCAGTTCCAGAAACTTGGGAGAATGATTTGTGGTTTTCTAACCAATGGATGCATTTTTCTACAGTAAATTACACGTTTAATGTAGATTGTCTTCCAAATTTAGCGGTCTCACAAGTTTTAGATTTTGGTAGTGGTATATTTGTTAATAGTTCTAGATTAACCATAAGTTATAACGGAAACAATCAAGTAGTCGAAACGATTAATGAATTATGGAACAGTGTTAATGCTGCCTGGGAAAACGATAGACGATCTACGCAAGCTTATGATGGAAATAACCTAACAGAGATTTTGCATTATCTCTGGATAAACAATGCTTGGCTATTAGAATATCGAATTGTGAATGCTTATAACGGGAGTTTACTAACCGAAAGTATCACACAACAATGGGATATAAATGCTAGCCAATGGATAAATGATATAAAAAGCGAATTTACGTATAATAGCATTCCGCTTTTAGAAATTGCTTTAAGTAGTGCATGGTCTACGGTAGATAATGTTTGGATTAATGATGGTAGAACGACCTTTGTTTATGACGCTAATAATCTATTAAACATAAAGACTTTTGAAGATTGGGAATCCAATGCTTGGGTTAATGATAGACAAGAAACATATACGTTTGATAGCAATGATTTTTTAATAGAATCTCTAGTTTCGGAGTGGAATACAAGTACCATGGTTTATGATCTAGACAGAAGAGAAACCTATACAAATAATGCGCAAGGATACTACACCGAACTTGTTAGAGAAAATTATTTACTAGGAAGTTGGGTAAATGAAACAAGAGATAGAAGAACCTATCCAATATGCTATACGCTTGGTGTTGAAAATCTTTTGGCTGAAGGTGTCTTAGTATATCCAATTCCTGCTCAAAATGTTCTACATATTAAAAGTAACATGCAACATAGTGAAGCTATAATTATGGATTTAAACGGAAGAATTGTACAGCAAGAAAAACTTACAAATGCATTACAAACCATAGATATATCGCAATTAAATTCTGGAGTGTATATTTTAAAACTCTCTAATGGTAATCAGGTGATTACTGAAAAAATCATTAAGAAATAA